The Callospermophilus lateralis isolate mCalLat2 chromosome 15, mCalLat2.hap1, whole genome shotgun sequence genome window below encodes:
- the Znf239 gene encoding zinc finger protein 239 codes for MATQDSPVKFCKKELQDPQESRDVFVTEESTERKVIRGENLSMNHCLENLQVKLVSDETELESPLFGHEANCQSRQLEGSLGPFDCNCKDIYRWRSQLVSCSHQRAHTEEQPCNHNDCGKIPITSPDVHPSEKIHTADKQCKCGGCGKDFSQNSEIPLHQRDHTEGKPYKCEQCGKGFTRSSSLLIHQAVHTDEKPYKCDKCGKGFTRSSSLLIHHAVHTGEKPYKCDKCGKGFSQSSKLHIHQRVHTGEKPYECGECGMSFSQRSNLHIHQRVHTGERPYKCGECGKGFSQSSNLHIHRCIHTGEKPYQCYECGKGFSQSSDLRIHLRVHTGEKPYHCGKCGKGFSQSSKLLIHQRVHTGEKPYECSKCGKGFSQSSNLHIHQRVHRKDPH; via the coding sequence ATGGCCACACAAGACTCCCCTGTGAAATTCTGTAAGAAAGAACTTCAGGATCCTCAGGAGAGTAGAGATGTCTTTGTAACTGAAGAAAGCACTGAGAGAAAAGTAATAAGAGGGGAAAATCTTTCGATGAACCATTGTTTAGAAAACCTTCAAGTTAAACTTGTGTCTGATGAAACAGAACTGGAGTCACCATTGTTTGGTCATGAGGCAAACTGCCAGAGTAGACAGTTGGAGGGTTCTTTGGGTCCCTTTGACTGTAACTGTAAAGATATTTATAGATGGAGATCACAGTTGGTTAGCTGTAGTCATCAGAGAGCTCACACAGAGGAACAACCCTGTAACCATAATGACTGTGGGAAAATACCAATTACCAGCCCAGATGTTCACCCCTCTGAAAAAATCCATACTGCAGACAAACAATGCAAATGTGGTGGGTGTGGCAAGGACTTCAGTCAGAACTCAGAAATACCACTTCATCAGAGAGACCACACAGAAGGAAAACCCTACAAATGTGAGCAGTGTGGGAAGGGCTTCACCAGGAGCTCTAGTCTGCTGATCCATCAAGCAGTCCACACGGATGAGAAACCTTATAAGTGTGACAAGTGTGGGAAGGGCTTCACCAGGAGCTCTAGTCTGCTTATCCATCACGCAGTCCATACGGGTGAGAAACCTTATAAATGTGACAAGTGTGGGAAGGGCTTTAGTCAGAGCTCCAAATTGCACATCCACCAGCGAGTCCATACTGGGGAGAAACCCTATGAGTGTGGGGAATGTGGGATGAGCTTCAGTCAGCGCTCAAACCTGCACATCCACCAGCGAGTCCACACAGGAGAGAGGCCCTACAAGTGTGGAGAGTGTGGGAAGGGCTTTAGCCAGAGCTCAAACCTTCACATTCACCGGTGCATCCATACAGGAGAGAAGCCTTACCAGTGCTATGAGTGTGGGAAGGGCTTCAGCCAGAGCTCAGACCTTCGCATCCATCTCAGGGTCCATACTGGGGAGAAGCCCTATCACTGCGGCAAGTGTGGGAAAGGGTTTAGCCAGAGTTCCAAACTCCTCATCCACCAGAGAgtgcatactggagagaagccctatgagtgCAGCAAATGTGGAAAGGGCTTCAGCCAGAGCTCCAACCTTCACATCCACCAGCGAGTTCACAGGAAAGATCCCCATTAA